From the Hevea brasiliensis isolate MT/VB/25A 57/8 chromosome 15, ASM3005281v1, whole genome shotgun sequence genome, one window contains:
- the LOC110644655 gene encoding TLC domain-containing protein At5g14285 isoform X1, with the protein MGTLIQSLPDLPLFFSFFLFIYLLAQFLVFRNWSPNVRPEASSCLISLFHGTPAVFLASYAILIDPNRGFSSPNTEIQAAVLDYSIAYFLMDLIHYLIFFPSDVLFIGHHLATLFVFLTCRYVVSHGAYAILSLLMLAEVTSFCQNLWTLAGARRTDAKFAANVYDFLSPPFYAFYSLVRGFLGPYFVYRMGVFYISGVADSVIPKWVWVSWMFVVITAISVSILWITNLWVEFYRERKGKFEKKLR; encoded by the coding sequence ATGGGAACCCTAATTCAATCTCTTCCAGATCTTCCtcttttcttctccttcttccttttcaTCTATCTCTTAGCTCAATTCCTAGTCTTTCGTAATTGGAGCCCCAATGTCCGCCCCGAAGCCTCCAGTTGCTTAATCTCCCTCTTTCATGGTACACCGGCTGTTTTTTTAGCCTCTTACGCCATACTCATCGACCCAAATCGGGGTTTCTCGTCGCCGAACACCGAAATCCAGGCGGCTGTTCTTGACTATAGCATTGCTTATTTTTTAATGGATCTGATTCATTACCTCATTTTTTTTCCTAGCGATGTTCTTTTTATTGGTCATCACTTGGCTACTCTTTTCGTCTTCCTTACTTGCCGCTATGTTGTCTCTCACGGCGCGTACGCCATACTTTCCTTGCTGATGCTCGCCGAAGTGACGAGTTTTTGCCAGAACTTGTGGACGCTCGCTGGTGCGCGAAGAACGGATGCCAAATTTGCAGCCAACGTGTACGATTTCCTGTCCCCGCCTTTCTATGCGTTCTATTCTTTGGTGAGGGGCTTTTTGGGTCCCTATTTTGTTTATCGAATGGGAGTGTTTTATATAAGTGGGGTTGCGGATAGCGTTATACCCAAGTGGGTTTGGGTTTCTTGGATGTTCGTCGTGATAACGGCAATATCTGTTAGTATTTTGTGGATTACCAATTTATGGGTTGAATTTTATAGAGAAAGGAAGGGCAAATTTGAGAAGAAATTGAGATAA
- the LOC110644655 gene encoding TLC domain-containing protein At5g14285 isoform X2, whose translation MGTLIQSLPDLPLFFSFFLFIYLLAQFLVFRNWSPNVRPEASSCLISLFHGTPAVFLASYAILIDPNRGFSSPNTEIQAAVLDYSIAYFLMDLIHYLIFFPSDVLFIGHHLATLFVFLTCRYVVSHGAYAILSLLMLAEVTSFCQNLWTLAGARRTDAKFAANVYMTAIS comes from the exons ATGGGAACCCTAATTCAATCTCTTCCAGATCTTCCtcttttcttctccttcttccttttcaTCTATCTCTTAGCTCAATTCCTAGTCTTTCGTAATTGGAGCCCCAATGTCCGCCCCGAAGCCTCCAGTTGCTTAATCTCCCTCTTTCATGGTACACCGGCTGTTTTTTTAGCCTCTTACGCCATACTCATCGACCCAAATCGGGGTTTCTCGTCGCCGAACACCGAAATCCAGGCGGCTGTTCTTGACTATAGCATTGCTTATTTTTTAATGGATCTGATTCATTACCTCATTTTTTTTCCTAGCGATGTTCTTTTTATTGGTCATCACTTGGCTACTCTTTTCGTCTTCCTTACTTGCCGCTATGTTGTCTCTCACGGCGCGTACGCCATACTTTCCTTGCTGATGCTCGCCGAAGTGACGAGTTTTTGCCAGAACTTGTGGACGCTCGCTGGTGCGCGAAGAACGGATGCCAAATTTGCAGCCAACGT ATATATGACGGCCATTTCATAG
- the LOC110644654 gene encoding lysine histidine transporter 1, producing MGAQEEKPDVPKDNPEVPRDIDAKQKAIDDWLPITSSRNAKWWYSAFHNVTAMVGAGVLSLPYAMSNLGWGPGTVILILSWTITLYTLWQMVEMHEMVPGKRFDRYHELGQHAFGEKLGLYIVVPQQLICEVGVDIVYMVTGGRSLQKVHDIVCKNCKPIKTTYFIMIFASVHFVLAHLPNFNSISGVSLAAAVMSLSYSTIAWAASIHKGRQPDVQYGYKAATTPGTVFDFFTALGDVAFAYAGHNVVLEIQATIPSTPEKPSKGPMWKGVVIAYIVVALCYFPVALIGYYMFGNKVEDNILISLEKPTWLIVAANMFVVVHVIGSYQLYAMPVFDMIETLLVKKLHFKPSTTLRFITRNLYVASTMFVAICFPFFGGLLGFFGGFAFAPTTYFLPCIIWLAIYKPKRFSLSWFTNWICIKLGIFLMILSPIGGLRNIILKAKDYEFFS from the exons ATGGGTGCCCAAGAAGAAAAACCTGATGTCCCCAAAGATAATCCTGAAGTCCCCAGAGAT ATTGATGCAAAGCAAAAGGCAATCGATGATTGGCTTCCTATCACTTCTTCAAGGAATGCAAAATGGTGGTACTCAGCCTTCCACAATGTTACTGCCATGGTTGGAGCTGGTGTCCTCAGCCTTCCATATGCAATGTCAAATCTTGGATG GGGTCCTGGTACAGTAATCCTGATCCTATCATGGACCATTACTTTATACACCCTATGGCAAATGGTTGAGATGCATGAGATGGTTCCTGGGAAACGATTCGATCGATATCATGAGCTTGGTCAGCATGCCTTTGGAGAAAAACTTGGTCTTTATATAGTAGTGCCTCAACAATTAATTTGTGAAGTAGGTGTAGACATAGTCTACATGGTTACTGGAGGAAGATCGCTGCAGAAGGTCCACGATATAGTCTGCAAAAACTGCAAACCAATAAAAACAACTTACTTTATAATGATTTTCGCCTCTGTTCATTTTGTACTTGCTCACCTCCCCAATTTCAACTCCATCTCTGGGGTATCTTTGGCTGCAGCAGTCATGTCTCTGAG TTACTCTACCATTGCATGGGCAGCTTCCATCCACAAGGGTCGTCAGCCAGATGTGCAATATGGCTACAAAGCCGCAACCACTCCAGGAACAGTATTTGACTTCTTTACTGCATTAGGTGATGTAGCTTTTGCCTATGCTGGGCATAATGTGGTGTTGGAGATTCAAGCAACAATCCCTTCTACCCCAGAGAAGCCATCCAAAGGTCCAATGTGGAAGGGAGTAGTCATTGCCTACATAGTTGTGGCTTTGTGCTACTTCCCAGTTGCTCTTATAGGGTACTACATGTTTGGCAATAAAGTTGAAGACAATATTCTCATCTCATTAGAGAAACCAACATGGCTTATAGTCGCTGCTAATATGTTTGTTGTTGTCCATGTTATAGGAAGCTATCAG TTATATGCAATGCCTGTTTTCGACATGATAGAAACATTGCTGGTAAAGAAGCTGCATTTCAAGCCTAGTACTACTCTTCGATTCATCACTCGCAATTTATATGTTG CATCCACAATGTTTGTTGCCATATGCTTTCCTTTCTTTGGTGGCCTTCTGGGATTCTTTGGAGGATTTGCTTTTGCCCCAACAACTTACTTT CTCCCCTGCATCATTTGGCTTGCAATCTACAAACCAAAGAGGTTCAGCCTTTCATGGTTTACCAACTGG ATCTGCATTAAACTTGGCATCTTCTTGATGATTTTATCTCCTATTGGGGGATTAAGGAATATCATACTTAAAGCCAAGGACTACGAGTTCTTCTCTTGA
- the LOC110644636 gene encoding lysine histidine transporter 1 has translation MGTQARTDEDYTHKPTDEQLAKQKAIDDWLPITSSRNAKWWYSAFHNVTAMVGAGVLSLPYAMAELGWGPGVAILVLSWVITLYTLWQMVEMHEMVPGKRFDRYHELGQYAFGEKLGLYIVVPQQLVVEVGVCIVYMVTGGRSLKKFHDLVCSTCKQIKLTYFIMIFASVHFVLSHLPNFNSISGVSLAAAVMSLSYSTIAWTASVHKGVQPDVQYGYKAKSTAGTVFNFLSALGDVAFAYAGHNVVLEIQATIPSTPEKPSKGPMWRGVIVAYIVVALCYFPVALIGYWMYGNAVEDNILISLQKPVWLIAMANMFVVVHVIGSYQIYAMPVFDMIETLLVKKLHFKPSWFLRFFVRNLYVGLTMFVGITFPFFGGLLSFFGGFAFAPTTYFLPCVMWLAIYKPRKYGLSWWTNWICIILGLLLMILSPIGGLRQIIIQAKTYSFYS, from the exons ATGGGAACTCAAGCTCGTACTGATGAAGATTATACCCATAAGCCT ACTGATGAACAACTAGCAAAGCAAAAGGCAATTGATGACTGGCTTCCAATCACTTCTTCAAGGAATGCAAAATGGTGGTACTCAGCTTTTCACAATGTTACTGCCATGGTTGGAGCTGGCGTACTCAGTCTTCCATACGCCATGGCAGAGCTTGGATG GGGTCCTGGTGTTGCTATTCTAGTCTTATCATGGGTGATTACACTATACACTCTATGGCAAATGGTGGAGATGCATGAAATGGTTCCAGGGAAAAGATTTGACAGATATCATGAACTTGGTCAATATGCTTTTGGTGAAAAGCTTGGTCTGTACATTGTGGTTCCTCAGCAACTAGTTGTTGAAGTTGGTGTGTGCATTGTCTACATGGTTACTGGAGGCAGATCATTGAAAAAGTTTCATGATCTTGTATGCAGTACCTGCAAACAGATCAAGCTAACTTATTTCATAATGATCTTTGCCTCTGTTCACTTTGTACTCTCCCACCTTCCTAATTTCAACTCCATCTCTGGTGTCTCTCTGGCTGCTGCTGTCATGTCCTTGAG TTACTCGACCATTGCTTGGACAGCTTCTGTCCATAAGGGTGTTCAGCCTGATGTGCAATATGGTTACAAAGCTAAGAGCACTGCTGGGACAGTCTTCAACTTCCTCAGTGCCTTGGGAGATGTGGCTTTTGCCTATGCTGGGCACAATGTGGTCTTGGAGATTCAAGCAACAATCCCATCCACTCCTGAGAAGCCATCCAAAGGGCCTATGTGGAGAGGAGTGATAGTTGCTTACATAGTTGTCGCCTTGTGTTACTTCCCTGTTGCCCTAATTGGCTACTGGATGTATGGCAATGCGGTCGAAGACAACATCCTCATCTCATTGCAGAAGCCTGTATGGCTCATTGCAATGGCTAACATGTTTGTTGTGGTTCACGTTATTGGAAGCTACCAG ATTTATGCAATGCCAGTGTTTGACATGATAGAAACTCTATTAGTAAAGAAATTACATTTCAAGCCCAGTTGGTTTCTTCGTTTTTTTGTACGCAACCTTTATGTAG GACTCACAATGTTTGTTGGCATTACCTTCCCTTTCTTTGGCGGTCTCCTTTCATTTTTTGGCGGATTTGCTTTCGCCCCAACAACATATTTC CTCCCCTGCGTAATGTGGCTGGCCATTTACAAACCAAGAAAGTACGGCTTATCTTGGTGGACTAACTGG ATCTGCATTATACTTGGTCTTCTGTTGATGATTTTATCTCCCATTGGAGGATTGAGGCAAATAATAATTCAAGCTAAGACCTATTCGTTCTACTCTTAA